The Dreissena polymorpha isolate Duluth1 chromosome 10, UMN_Dpol_1.0, whole genome shotgun sequence genome includes a region encoding these proteins:
- the LOC127847500 gene encoding voltage-dependent anion-selective channel protein 1-like has product MAPPTYADLGKAAKDLFSKGFNFGFHKVEVKTKTDNGVKFTTKGSHSKETDRLSGELNTEYKYDEYGLTFKETWTTENKLSTEVTVEDQLAKGLKLTFDTSFEPQTSKKSGVVKMGYKNDHLNLTSDCNFDFAGPTINAALVLAYNNFLAGYQMAFDTSKSKLSKNNFALGYSADDFTLNANVNDLQEFQSSIFHKVNRDLDLGIQMSWTQGTNATSLGLAGKYTLDKDSSISAKVNNKGQVGLGYSQNIRSGVKLTLSTMLEGLSAGGRQIGMGLEFDL; this is encoded by the exons ACTTTGGTTTCCACAAGGTTGAGGTGAAGACGAAGACAGACAATGGCGTGAAGTTCACAACTAAGGGCAGTCACAGCAAGGAGACTGACAGGCTGTCAGGAGAGCTTAACACTGAATACAAATATGATGAATATG GTCTGACATTCAAGGAGACTTGGACCACTGAAAACAAACTGTCCACAGAGGTCACTGTTGAAGATCAGCTTGCTAAGGGCTTGAAGCTGACCTTTGATACGTCTTTTGAGCCACAGACATC TAAGAAATCTGGTGTAGTGAAGATGGGTTACAAGAATGACCATCTCAACTTAACTAGTGACTGTAACTTCGACTTTGCAGGACCAACCATTAATGCTGCTCTTGTTCTTGC GTACAACAACTTCCTTGCTGGCTACCAGATGGCGTTTGATACTAGCAAAAGTAAACTCTCTAAAAACAACTTCGCCCTTGGTTATTCTGCGGATGACTTCACTCTTAATGCCAATGT AAATGACCTTCAGGAGTTTCAGAGCTCCATCTTTCACAAGGTGAACCGCGACCTTGACCTAGGCATCCAGATGTCGTGGACGCAGGGGACGAATGCAACCAGCCTCGGTCTGGCGGGCAAGTACACCCTGGACAAGGACTCCAGCATCAGT GCCAAGGTTAACAACAAGGGACAGGTGGGCTTGGGATACTCGCAGAACATCAGATCAG GAGTGAAGCTGACCCTGTCCACCATGTTGGAAGGGCTATCAGCTGGGGGTCGTCAGATCGGCATGGGACTGGAGTTTGACCTGTAA